A single window of Rubidibacter lacunae KORDI 51-2 DNA harbors:
- a CDS encoding transposase — TEFAERVDRFYWQSVLWNESYFVASCGGVTVSVLRRYIEQQDTPEMGASGASSPVSTRDSHPDAHPSG, encoded by the coding sequence GGACCGAGTTTGCAGAGCGAGTAGATCGGTTCTATTGGCAGTCGGTTCTTTGGAATGAGTCGTACTTTGTCGCCAGTTGTGGCGGGGTAACCGTGTCTGTGTTGAGGCGGTATATTGAGCAGCAGGACACCCCGGAGATGGGTGCTTCTGGGGCATCGAGCCCCGTCAGCACCCGCGACTCTCATCCCGACGCTCACCCTAGCGGATAG